One window of the Vigna radiata var. radiata cultivar VC1973A chromosome 1, Vradiata_ver6, whole genome shotgun sequence genome contains the following:
- the LOC106774407 gene encoding protein SENSITIVE TO PROTON RHIZOTOXICITY 1 has translation MDTNGSLGANNWARSSSLTSDSMSFPGFGLQNNQPKWDDPSNSDYGIRAEVPFKDFNQPSQTQSPLPCNSNNEIEIPNQENCHLNESSQNSALQDWDPNVMLNNLSFLEEKIHQLQDVVHLIVRQKGIGQPTELVTQEQQLITTDLTSIIIQLISTAGSLLPSVRHNLANTASLFGQIDQLRGTTIPSGTGGSSSCIQPENNGGKKMSDQSMQTDLPNNCEMEPNYNVVEQELKDEEDVDDGENLAPGSYEILQLEKEEILAPHTHFCTICGKGFKRDANLRMHMRGHGDEYKTPAALAKPHKESGSPKLIKRYSCPYPGCKRNKDHKKFQPLKTILCVKNHYKRTHCDKSYTCSRCNTKKFSVMADLKTHEKHCGKDKWLCSCGTTFSRKDKLFGHIALFQGHTPAIPLDDAKGVAEPPNHDSKENSKVGNVQFSFGSSPSSNGNEVENVMDVKGNCDDPISFFSSLNFDNSFGGFNEFTRPLFDDSEGSFSFGIPGSFKSDGVSSPDNLL, from the coding sequence atggaTACAAATGGGAGTCTAGGTGCCAACAACTGGGCAAGGTCTTCATCGTTAACCTCGGATTCCATGTCATTCCCAGGTTTTGGTCTGCAGAATAATCAACCCAAATGGGATGATCCCTCAAATTCTGATTATGGGATCAGAGCAGAAGTACCTTTCAAAGACTTCAACCAGCCTTCTCAAACTCAGTCTCCACTTCCTTGCAACTCAAACAACGAGATTGAGATCCCTAATCAAGAAAACTGTCATCTGAATGAATCATCACAAAACAGTGCACTCCAAGATTGGGACCCCAATGTGATGTTGAATAACCTGTCTTTCCTGGAAGAAAAGATTCATCAGCTCCAGGATGTAGTGCACTTGATTGTTCGTCAAAAAGGCATTGGACAACCTACTGAACTTGTAACTCAGGAACAGCAGCTTATCACAACTGATCTCACATCAATCATTATTCAATTGATCTCTACTGCAGGTAGTCTGCTCCCATCTGTTAGGCACAACCTTGCAAACACAGCTTCATTGTTTGGACAGATTGATCAGCTTCGTGGGACGACCATTCCTTCTGGAACTGGTGGAAGTAGCAGCTGTATTCAGCCAGAAAATAATGGTGGAAAGAAAATGTCTGATCAGTCCATGCAAACTGATCTACCTAATAACTGTGAAATGGAGCCAAACTACAATGTGGTAGAACAAGAACtcaaagatgaagaagatgtaGATGATGGAGAAAACCTTGCCCCTGGTTCATATGAGATTCTACAAttagagaaagaagaaatcCTTGCTCCTCACACCCATTTCTGTACAATTTGTGGGAAGGGGTTCAAGAGAGATGCAAATCTGCGAATGCATATGCGTGGCCATGGCGACGAGTACAAAACCCCAGCAGCTCTTGCAAAACCTCACAAAGAATCTGGATCACCAAAGCTTATCAAGAGGTATTCCTGTCCCTATCCTGGCTGCAAGCGCAACAAGGATCACAAGAAGTTTCAGCCTCTGAAGACTATCCTGTGTGTGAAAAACCATTACAAAAGGACACACTGTGACAAGAGCTACACTTGCAGCAGATGCAACACCAAGAAGTTCTCAGTCATGGCTGATCTGAAAACTCATGAAAAGCACTGTGGTAAGGATAAATGGTTGTGTTCATGTGGCACAACATTTTCTAGGAAAGACAAGCTTTTTGGGCACATTGCTCTTTTCCAGGGCCATACTCCAGCCATTCCCTTGGATGACGCTAAAGGGGTAGCTGAGCCACCCAATCATGACAGCAAAGAAAACAGTAAGGTGGGGAATGTGCAGTTCAGTTTTGGATCAAGTCCTTCTTCAAATGGAAATGAAGTTGAAAATGTGATGGATGTAAAAGGCAATTGTGATGATCCTATAAGTTTTTTCTCATCATTGAACTTTGACAACAGCTTTGGTGGGTTTAATGAATTCACAAGACCTCTGTTTGATGACTCAGAAGGCTCATTCTCTTTTGGGATTCCTGGATCTTTCAAATCCGACGGAGTATCCAGCCCTGACAATCTTTTGTAA